One Microbacterium sp. W4I20 DNA window includes the following coding sequences:
- a CDS encoding neutral zinc metallopeptidase translates to MTFNPDADLSTNTTRRRGRNTAIAGGGVVGVLGIIALIAGPLLGIDLSGLLGGAAPGGGSEPGGGTAIEDCKTGQDANENVDCRMAGAQVALDAFWSDEVENYSPPQLIVVDGATNTACGTASNAVGPFFCPGDETVYIDPTFFQLMQEQFGASANELAQLYIVGHEWGHYIQHITGVMDQYPNNGTGPDSNGVRIELQADCYAGAWIGRISEEKDADGDPYLNRPTETQIEDALNAAFVVGDDNIQEQSSGTVNPESFTHGRSEQRTKWFAEGFQNGLGVCAEPLTVSGGEL, encoded by the coding sequence ATGACCTTCAATCCCGACGCCGATCTCTCGACCAACACCACGCGTCGACGCGGACGCAACACCGCCATCGCAGGGGGCGGCGTGGTGGGCGTGCTCGGCATCATCGCGCTGATCGCCGGCCCGTTGCTGGGCATCGACCTCAGCGGTCTGCTCGGCGGCGCCGCTCCCGGAGGGGGCAGCGAACCCGGGGGAGGGACCGCGATCGAGGACTGCAAGACCGGGCAGGACGCCAATGAGAACGTCGATTGCCGCATGGCCGGGGCGCAGGTCGCGCTCGACGCGTTCTGGTCCGACGAGGTCGAGAACTACAGCCCCCCGCAGCTGATCGTGGTCGACGGCGCCACGAACACGGCGTGCGGCACGGCATCCAACGCCGTGGGGCCGTTCTTCTGCCCCGGCGATGAGACGGTGTACATCGACCCCACCTTCTTCCAGCTCATGCAGGAGCAGTTCGGAGCATCCGCCAACGAGCTCGCCCAGCTCTACATCGTCGGTCACGAGTGGGGCCACTACATCCAGCACATCACCGGGGTGATGGACCAGTACCCGAACAACGGGACCGGTCCCGACAGCAACGGCGTGCGCATCGAGCTGCAGGCCGATTGCTACGCCGGCGCCTGGATCGGGCGGATCAGTGAGGAGAAGGATGCCGACGGCGACCCGTATCTGAACCGGCCCACCGAGACGCAGATCGAAGATGCGTTGAACGCCGCGTTCGTGGTCGGTGACGACAACATCCAGGAGCAGTCATCCGGCACCGTCAACCCGGAGAGCTTCACGCACGGGAGGAGCGAGCAGCGTACGAAGTGGTTCGCCGAGGGGTTCCAGAACGGACTCGGCGTCTGTGCGGAGCCGCTGACCGTTTCCGGGGGCGAGCTGTAA